Proteins encoded by one window of Thunnus thynnus chromosome 3, fThuThy2.1, whole genome shotgun sequence:
- the crybb1l2 gene encoding crystallin, beta B1, like 2, which translates to MSAGGEKSKSASQTDGKAAQNKMSEMGMMSYKMCVYDQENFQGRCMEITGECMNVCDMGLDRVRSLRVESGPFVGFEQINFCGEMFILEKGEYPRWDSWTNSQKNDYLLSFRPVRMDPEKHKICLYEVGEFKGRKMEIMDDDVPSLFSYGFTDRVGSIMVSCGTWVGYQFPGYRGSQYLLEKGDFRHFNEFGARSPQMQSIRRIRDMQWHPHGCYTVTSK; encoded by the exons ATGTCTGCTGGAGGAGAGAAATCCAAGTCTGCTTCCCAGACTGACGGAAAGGCTGCTCAGAACAAGATGTCTGAGATGGGCATGATGTCTTACAAg ATGTGTGTGTACGACCAGGAGAACTTCCAGGGCCGCTGTATGGAGATCACTGGagagtgtatgaatgtgtgtgacatGGGATTGGACAGAGTGCGCTCCCTGCGCGTTGAAAGTGGACC CTTTGTGGGCTTTGAGCAGATAAACTTCTGTGGTGAGATGTTCATCCTGGAGAAGGGCGAGTATCCCCGCTGGGACTCCTGGACCAACAGCCAGAAGAATGACTACCTGCTGTCCTTCAGGCCTGTCCGCATG GATCCTGAGAAGCATAAGATCTGCCTGTATGAGGTCGGAGAGTTCAAGGGCCGTAAGATGGAGATCATGGACGACGATGTTCCCAGCCTGTTCTCCTACGGTTTTACCGACAGAGTTGGCAGCATCATGGTCAGCTGTGGAAC TTGGGTGGGTTACCAGTTCCCTGGCTACCGTGGCAGCCAGTACCTGCTGGAGAAGGGTGACTTCAGGCATTTCAATGAGTTTGGCGCCCGCTCTCCCCAGATGCAGTCCATTAGGCGCATCCGCGACATGCAGTGGCACCCACACGGCTGCTACACTGTGACCTCCAAGTGA